A region of Ignavibacteriota bacterium DNA encodes the following proteins:
- a CDS encoding C69 family dipeptidase has translation MIQLKNIIIGLFLLLFTINSSDACTNFLVTKGASVDGSTMITYNADAGGFMEPLVYIPAQKWEPNDSLEVYDWDTEKYLGKIKQAPETYLVIGNINEYQVSIGETTFTGRKELQDTNGIMDYGSLIRITLQRAKTAREAIKVMGDLVEENGYYSTGESFSIADPNEVWVLEMIGKGGKEKGAVWVAVKIPDGYVSAHANQARIRKFPLNDPENCIYSKDVISFAQANGYYDPKKDGDFSFVDAYCPLDPPSLLFCEGRVWSLFRNAAPSMNLSADYWRCVEGAEPYPLYIKPDKKLTVADVFDLFRDHFDGTEFDLKTSLAAEPYGNPVRWKGLTFKVEGDTTQYAWERPISTQQTAFSFVSQMRSWLPNEIGGVFWYGVDDNYTNVYIPIYCANLAPPPSSQGYSISEFSLNSAFWVFNLVANLAYNKFKFAYEDIKIVQSELENKFFAFQPAVESAAQELYKKDKNLAVQYLTDYSNSQFELSVVRWRQLWEDMVMKYNDGYINNVKEAGGRHPKSAGYSNEFLKRVVKERPGYHEVKWRKNKKD, from the coding sequence ATGATTCAATTAAAGAATATTATTATAGGTTTATTTCTGTTGTTGTTCACAATCAACTCATCTGACGCTTGTACCAATTTTCTTGTTACGAAGGGTGCATCAGTTGATGGCTCAACTATGATTACTTACAATGCTGATGCCGGCGGATTTATGGAGCCGCTTGTATATATTCCTGCACAAAAATGGGAACCAAACGATTCACTCGAAGTATATGACTGGGATACAGAAAAGTATTTGGGTAAAATCAAGCAAGCACCTGAAACCTATCTTGTGATTGGTAATATAAATGAATATCAGGTTTCTATTGGCGAAACAACATTTACAGGCAGGAAAGAACTTCAGGACACAAACGGCATTATGGATTACGGCAGTTTGATTAGGATCACTCTTCAACGTGCCAAAACAGCACGCGAAGCAATTAAAGTAATGGGCGACCTTGTCGAAGAGAACGGATATTATTCCACAGGCGAATCGTTCTCAATTGCAGACCCTAACGAAGTATGGGTTCTTGAAATGATTGGTAAAGGCGGCAAAGAAAAAGGCGCCGTTTGGGTAGCCGTCAAAATTCCTGATGGGTACGTTTCAGCACATGCAAATCAGGCACGTATCAGAAAATTCCCTTTGAATGACCCTGAAAATTGTATTTATTCAAAAGATGTAATCTCATTTGCACAGGCAAACGGATATTACGACCCCAAAAAAGATGGCGATTTCTCATTTGTTGATGCTTACTGCCCGCTTGACCCTCCATCATTATTATTCTGCGAGGGCAGAGTTTGGAGTTTATTCCGTAATGCAGCACCATCAATGAATTTATCGGCTGATTACTGGCGTTGTGTGGAAGGAGCAGAACCATATCCATTGTATATTAAGCCCGATAAAAAATTAACTGTTGCTGATGTTTTTGATTTATTCCGCGACCATTTTGACGGTACTGAATTTGACCTCAAAACAAGTCTTGCAGCCGAACCTTACGGCAATCCTGTTCGCTGGAAAGGTCTAACTTTCAAAGTCGAAGGTGATACAACTCAATACGCTTGGGAAAGACCAATTTCCACCCAGCAGACTGCATTTTCATTCGTTTCACAGATGCGTTCATGGCTTCCGAATGAAATTGGTGGAGTATTCTGGTATGGTGTAGATGATAATTACACAAACGTTTATATTCCGATATATTGTGCTAATTTAGCACCTCCACCATCATCACAAGGATATTCAATAAGTGAATTCAGCTTAAATTCTGCATTTTGGGTATTCAATCTGGTAGCAAATCTTGCTTATAATAAGTTTAAATTTGCTTATGAAGATATTAAAATTGTGCAATCTGAGCTTGAAAATAAATTCTTTGCGTTCCAGCCGGCTGTTGAGTCTGCCGCTCAGGAACTGTACAAAAAAGATAAAAATTTAGCAGTACAGTATCTCACCGATTATTCTAATAGTCAGTTTGAACTTTCAGTCGTAAGATGGCGTCAGCTTTGGGAAGATATGGTTATGAAATATAACGATGGTTATATCAATAATGTAAAAGAAGCAGGTGGAAGACATCCTAAGAGTGCAGGTTACAGCAATGAATTCCTTAAAAGAGTAGTGAAAGAGCGTCCGGGCTACCACGAAGTAAAGTGGAGAAAAAATAAGAAAGATTAA
- a CDS encoding restriction endonuclease, with protein MSSNHLIVKASGEKEHFDISKLENSLKRSGADDFTVSQVLQEITDWIFNGATTREIYKRAFNALKKKKLSTAARYSLKKGLMELGPSGYPFEHFIGQLLKYQGFEVQVGVMVQGQCISHEVDVVATSGNKQNLIECKFYNTQGKFANVQVPLYIRSRVDDIIKKRKALPEYKDTEFYGWIITNTRFTSDAEEFGKCSGLHLMGWDYPTTHSLKAMIEKNSYFPVTVLNSIEKFYLKALLKNGIVVCHQIQQNPNTLLEVGIKESKINRILNEVEALC; from the coding sequence ATGAGTTCGAATCATTTAATAGTTAAAGCGAGTGGGGAGAAGGAACATTTTGATATTTCTAAACTGGAAAATTCACTAAAACGCTCCGGTGCTGATGATTTCACCGTCTCGCAGGTATTGCAGGAAATCACAGATTGGATTTTTAATGGTGCAACCACAAGAGAAATTTATAAGCGGGCTTTTAACGCACTTAAAAAAAAGAAACTCTCGACTGCAGCACGTTACAGCCTTAAAAAAGGACTGATGGAATTAGGTCCTTCAGGATATCCATTTGAGCATTTTATAGGTCAGCTTTTGAAATATCAGGGATTTGAAGTTCAGGTTGGTGTAATGGTCCAGGGGCAGTGCATTAGTCATGAAGTAGATGTTGTAGCAACAAGTGGTAATAAGCAAAATTTGATTGAATGTAAATTCTATAATACTCAAGGCAAATTTGCAAATGTTCAGGTGCCGCTTTATATTCGCTCAAGGGTTGATGATATAATTAAAAAACGTAAAGCACTTCCGGAATATAAAGATACAGAATTCTATGGATGGATTATTACAAATACGAGATTCACCAGTGATGCTGAAGAATTTGGCAAATGCTCAGGTTTGCATTTAATGGGATGGGATTATCCGACTACTCACAGCCTTAAGGCAATGATAGAAAAGAACAGTTATTTTCCAGTTACTGTGCTGAATTCTATAGAGAAATTCTATCTTAAAGCACTTCTGAAAAACGGAATTGTAGTATGTCACCAAATACAACAAAATCCAAATACTCTTTTGGAAGTAGGTATAAAAGAATCTAAAATCAATAGAATTCTCAATGAAGTTGAGGCTCTCTGTTAA
- a CDS encoding N-acetyltransferase codes for MSYFVHESSYVDDGCEIGEGTKIWHFSHVQSNAIIGIKCVLGQNVNVGNNVKIGNFCKIQNNVSIYEGVELEDYVFCGPSMVFTNVIDPRCKYPQVGSEFYHRTLIREGASIGANATIICGNTIGKHSFIAAGSVVTKDVPDYAMIVGVPGKIVGWVSEAGTKLKFDDSGFAFCEKSNRKYRFDGLNVLDIA; via the coding sequence ATGAGTTATTTCGTGCACGAGTCAAGCTATGTAGATGACGGATGTGAAATAGGTGAGGGAACAAAAATATGGCATTTCAGTCATGTTCAATCAAATGCCATAATTGGTATAAAGTGTGTTTTGGGGCAGAATGTAAATGTTGGCAATAATGTAAAAATTGGAAATTTCTGCAAGATTCAGAATAATGTCTCAATTTATGAAGGTGTTGAGCTTGAAGATTATGTGTTTTGTGGTCCTTCAATGGTATTTACAAATGTAATTGACCCAAGATGTAAATATCCCCAGGTTGGTTCTGAGTTTTATCATCGAACCCTTATCCGTGAAGGTGCTTCAATTGGTGCTAATGCCACAATTATTTGCGGGAATACTATCGGTAAGCATTCTTTTATTGCTGCAGGTTCGGTAGTAACAAAAGATGTACCTGACTATGCAATGATAGTAGGTGTTCCCGGAAAAATAGTCGGATGGGTGAGTGAAGCCGGCACTAAGCTGAAATTCGATGATTCAGGTTTTGCTTTTTGTGAAAAATCAAATCGAAAATATAGATTTGATGGCTTAAATGTACTGGATATTGCCTGA
- a CDS encoding class I SAM-dependent methyltransferase — translation MICPLCKDRLSNLIDEFYYQCILCDSFVKESKYYLNQEEEVAYYKLHNNDVNDFGYRNFTSPVTNTVLEKFNSTHLGLDYGCGTGPVISKMLGDAGYKVILYDPFFFSNDDYLNHKYDYIFSCEVFEHFHQPAYEIEKLLNLLKPDGYLIIMTLLFDMSSDFKTWFYRNDPTHVFIYTKKTIHFIAKKYNLRIDKLEDRIIVLQKI, via the coding sequence ATGATTTGCCCACTCTGTAAAGACAGACTTTCAAATTTAATTGATGAATTTTATTATCAATGCATCTTATGTGACTCTTTCGTAAAGGAAAGTAAGTACTACTTGAATCAAGAGGAAGAAGTTGCTTATTACAAGCTGCACAATAACGACGTAAACGATTTCGGATACCGGAATTTTACATCTCCTGTAACTAATACTGTTTTAGAAAAATTCAACTCTACTCATTTGGGGCTTGATTATGGATGTGGAACAGGACCTGTAATATCAAAAATGCTTGGGGATGCTGGTTATAAAGTTATACTCTATGACCCGTTTTTTTTTTCGAATGATGATTATTTGAATCATAAATATGATTATATTTTCAGTTGTGAAGTCTTTGAGCATTTTCATCAACCGGCTTATGAAATCGAAAAGTTGCTGAATTTGCTTAAACCTGATGGATATTTGATTATTATGACACTTCTTTTTGATATGTCATCTGATTTCAAAACTTGGTTTTACAGAAATGATCCGACACATGTGTTTATATATACTAAGAAAACCATACATTTTATTGCCAAAAAATATAATTTGAGAATAGACAAACTAGAAGACAGAATCATTGTACTTCAAAAGATTTAA
- a CDS encoding replication-associated recombination protein A: MNRITTKTSDSPLADRMRPKNLNEFFGQEHLTGEGMPLYSFFENGDFPSMIFWGPPGSGKTTLAYLISNVGKFEFIRISAIESGVKEIREILGKAESSKKDGNKTVLFIDEIHRFNKSQQDALLHAVERGVITLIGATTENPSFEVNPALISRCRVYHLNELNEDDIRNIINHAINEDILLKQYQIIIEDYSVIFAISGGDARAALNLVENIIKQSNPEKTENKIVINKNLLEKAAMRRVPGYDKTGEAHYDTISAFIKSMRGSDPDAAIYWLAKMLESGEDPKFIARRMVIFASEDIGNADPGALNLAVSVFQAVHIIGMPECRINLAQGVTYLASAPKSNASYLAIDSALSDIRKGSDTTVPLHLRNAPTKLMKKEGYGKDYKYPHDYPNHFVKEQYMPENHNKQYYNPTDQGIEAKIKVRLTNLWLKD; encoded by the coding sequence ATGAACAGAATTACCACTAAGACATCTGATTCGCCCCTTGCTGACAGAATGCGACCAAAAAATCTTAACGAGTTCTTCGGTCAGGAACATCTTACAGGAGAGGGTATGCCGCTATATTCATTTTTTGAAAATGGCGATTTCCCATCTATGATATTCTGGGGTCCTCCCGGCTCGGGAAAAACAACACTTGCATATCTTATCTCAAATGTTGGCAAATTTGAGTTTATCCGAATTTCTGCGATTGAATCAGGGGTCAAAGAAATCAGGGAAATTCTAGGCAAAGCGGAATCAAGCAAAAAGGATGGCAACAAAACAGTACTTTTCATAGATGAAATACACAGATTTAATAAGTCACAACAAGATGCCCTGCTTCATGCAGTCGAACGAGGTGTAATCACTCTTATAGGTGCAACAACAGAGAACCCGTCATTCGAAGTAAACCCTGCCTTAATCTCGCGCTGTCGCGTCTATCACTTAAACGAGCTAAATGAAGATGATATAAGAAATATTATAAATCATGCAATTAATGAAGATATTTTATTAAAACAATATCAGATTATTATTGAAGATTACAGCGTGATTTTTGCTATTTCAGGTGGTGATGCAAGAGCGGCATTAAATTTGGTTGAAAATATTATCAAGCAATCAAATCCGGAAAAAACAGAAAATAAAATTGTAATCAATAAAAATTTACTTGAAAAAGCAGCTATGAGGCGTGTTCCGGGTTATGATAAAACAGGCGAGGCACATTATGACACAATTTCAGCGTTCATTAAATCAATGCGTGGCTCAGACCCTGATGCTGCAATCTATTGGCTTGCTAAGATGCTTGAATCAGGCGAAGACCCGAAATTCATTGCCCGCAGAATGGTCATTTTTGCCAGTGAGGATATTGGGAATGCAGACCCGGGAGCATTGAACCTGGCTGTGTCTGTTTTTCAGGCAGTGCATATTATCGGTATGCCTGAATGCAGAATTAATTTAGCTCAAGGTGTGACATATTTAGCCTCTGCACCAAAATCAAATGCTTCCTACTTAGCCATTGATTCAGCTCTCAGCGATATTCGTAAGGGTTCTGATACAACTGTTCCACTTCACTTACGAAACGCACCTACCAAGCTGATGAAAAAGGAAGGTTATGGCAAAGACTATAAATATCCTCACGACTATCCGAATCATTTTGTCAAAGAGCAGTACATGCCTGAAAATCACAATAAGCAATACTACAACCCAACTGACCAAGGGATTGAAGCGAAAATCAAAGTACGCCTTACTAATTTATGGCTGAAAGATTAA
- a CDS encoding DNA starvation/stationary phase protection protein, translating into MSSFNLIGLDNTKAAELASKLNKLLANYQIFYSNLRGYHWNIKGEKFFELHLKFEELYNDAFLKIDEIAERILTLGFTPLHTYTDYIAESEIKTAKDVTEGKIAVKSILNSFSILIRMERDILNLSSDTGDEGTNALMSDYIREQEKSVWMYSAFLG; encoded by the coding sequence ATGTCAAGTTTCAATTTAATTGGTCTCGATAATACAAAAGCAGCTGAACTTGCAAGTAAACTTAACAAATTACTTGCCAATTATCAGATTTTTTATTCAAATCTTCGCGGTTATCACTGGAATATCAAAGGAGAGAAATTCTTCGAGCTTCATCTTAAATTTGAAGAGCTTTATAATGACGCATTTCTCAAAATTGACGAGATAGCTGAAAGAATCCTAACCCTTGGCTTTACTCCATTACATACTTACACAGATTACATTGCTGAATCAGAAATCAAAACTGCAAAAGATGTAACAGAAGGAAAAATTGCTGTAAAGAGTATTCTTAACAGCTTCTCAATTTTAATCAGAATGGAAAGAGATATCCTTAATTTGTCTTCTGATACCGGTGATGAAGGTACTAATGCTCTTATGAGTGATTACATACGCGAGCAAGAAAAATCTGTATGGATGTATAGTGCCTTTTTGGGATAA
- a CDS encoding DUF2490 domain-containing protein, whose product MLEETGLWNGLYLKVKLSDKIGYYGEHHYRTRNSQDDLYNFISITRQVYNRAGINIFFNPYFEAVIGPTLVFNFNPQPGNSDFENITLEPRIWHQWLFKMPEMSNISLYHQFRFEHRWRRSNLKGSDMNYTDRYRYKVFAYIPLNKSKMEEKSLYFSPSAEIFFQSGESIVNNHFEDFRIYNGFGYIYNERITFFAGHMWTIGQKSSGFEYSESHIFRLNVFIGLDARNIEDRLPNINIGY is encoded by the coding sequence ATGCTTGAGGAAACAGGATTATGGAATGGTCTGTATCTTAAAGTAAAACTAAGCGATAAAATTGGTTATTACGGTGAGCATCATTATCGCACAAGAAACAGTCAAGATGATTTATATAATTTCATCAGTATAACCAGACAAGTTTACAACAGAGCCGGGATAAATATATTTTTTAATCCATATTTCGAAGCCGTTATTGGTCCGACTTTGGTCTTCAATTTTAACCCTCAACCGGGTAATTCGGATTTTGAGAATATTACATTGGAGCCAAGGATTTGGCATCAATGGCTTTTTAAAATGCCTGAAATGTCAAATATTTCTTTATATCATCAGTTTAGATTTGAGCATCGTTGGAGAAGAAGTAATCTAAAAGGATCGGATATGAATTATACAGATAGGTATCGCTATAAAGTATTTGCTTATATCCCATTGAATAAATCCAAAATGGAAGAAAAAAGTCTTTACTTTTCACCGAGTGCTGAGATTTTCTTTCAATCAGGAGAGTCAATCGTAAACAACCACTTCGAAGATTTTCGTATTTACAATGGATTTGGATATATTTACAATGAAAGAATTACTTTCTTTGCAGGTCACATGTGGACAATAGGACAAAAAAGTTCAGGATTTGAATATTCCGAAAGCCATATTTTCCGCCTGAATGTATTTATTGGATTGGATGCCAGGAACATAGAGGACAGACTTCCTAATATTAATATTGGTTATTAA
- the ftsH gene encoding ATP-dependent zinc metalloprotease FtsH, whose protein sequence is MPPANFMRNMMLWFVLAAGIFIVYVFMQGNQKQEWPVTFTEYQRFLQEDLISEAVVVKSQYNKYEFRGVLKQPVNIMAEGRERAVTRFSAKLGVLDSETEQLWAEKGIAWSYEEGDGAFWNYILPMLPWILLIGLYIFFMRRMQGGGSKGIFSFGKSRAKLLNEGAPKVTFENVAGADEAKYELQEVIEFLREPAKFQRLGGKIPRGVLLLGPPGTGKTLLARAVAGEANVPFFSISGADFVEMFVGVGASRVRDLFEQAKKSSPCIVFIDEIDAVGRHRGAGLGGGHDEREQTLNQLLVEMDGFEQNSGVIIIAATNRPDVLDPALLRPGRFDRQVVVDRPDVKGREGIFKVHTNKIPLGSDVDILTLAKGTPGLSGADIANIVNEAALLAARRDSDKVTMYDFENAKDKVLMGVERKSMVISDREKEMTAYHEMGHALAGKFLLHSDAVHKVTIIPRGRALGLTWHLPNEEFHSKSKEYFEDQLVVLMAGRAAERLVFRVLSTGASNDLMRASQIARKMVCEWGMSDVIGPVTFNHDNEEVFLGRDFSKTRDHSEETAQIIDSEVRRILTKAQDRAEDLLAENIDILHRISKILLEREILDGEELDLLVKGDELPPISRQAMLAIKSTNFDGNENSSNSVTNSIE, encoded by the coding sequence ATGCCTCCTGCAAATTTTATGAGAAATATGATGCTTTGGTTTGTCCTGGCTGCAGGTATATTCATTGTATATGTATTTATGCAGGGAAATCAAAAGCAGGAATGGCCCGTAACATTCACAGAATACCAGCGTTTTTTGCAGGAAGACCTTATATCGGAAGCAGTTGTAGTCAAAAGTCAATACAATAAATATGAATTCCGAGGTGTACTTAAACAACCTGTTAACATAATGGCTGAAGGACGCGAAAGGGCAGTAACAAGATTCTCGGCTAAACTTGGTGTACTTGATAGCGAAACAGAACAATTATGGGCTGAAAAAGGAATAGCTTGGTCTTACGAAGAAGGAGACGGAGCATTTTGGAATTATATTCTCCCTATGCTCCCGTGGATTCTTCTCATTGGACTTTATATCTTTTTCATGCGTCGGATGCAGGGTGGAGGCTCAAAAGGAATATTTTCATTTGGAAAATCCCGTGCTAAACTGCTGAATGAAGGTGCGCCCAAAGTAACATTTGAAAATGTTGCAGGTGCTGATGAAGCAAAGTATGAACTTCAGGAAGTTATTGAATTCCTTAGAGAGCCTGCAAAATTCCAGAGACTTGGCGGCAAAATTCCACGCGGAGTATTACTTTTAGGTCCTCCAGGTACAGGCAAAACCCTGCTTGCACGTGCAGTTGCAGGCGAAGCGAATGTTCCTTTCTTCTCTATATCAGGCGCTGATTTCGTAGAGATGTTTGTCGGAGTTGGTGCAAGTCGTGTAAGAGATTTATTCGAACAAGCTAAGAAAAGTTCACCATGTATCGTATTTATTGATGAGATTGATGCTGTCGGACGTCATCGCGGCGCCGGTCTCGGCGGAGGTCACGATGAACGTGAGCAGACACTTAATCAGCTATTGGTTGAGATGGATGGTTTTGAACAGAATAGTGGTGTAATTATAATAGCAGCAACTAACCGTCCGGATGTTCTCGACCCTGCACTTCTCAGACCGGGAAGATTTGACCGCCAGGTAGTTGTTGACCGCCCTGATGTAAAGGGCAGAGAAGGTATTTTCAAGGTTCATACAAACAAAATTCCACTTGGTAGTGATGTTGATATTCTCACTTTGGCAAAGGGTACACCCGGACTATCTGGTGCAGATATTGCCAATATTGTAAATGAAGCGGCACTTCTTGCAGCAAGACGTGACAGCGATAAAGTAACGATGTATGATTTTGAAAATGCGAAAGATAAAGTTTTAATGGGTGTTGAGCGTAAGAGTATGGTAATTTCCGACCGAGAAAAAGAAATGACAGCTTATCACGAGATGGGACATGCCTTAGCCGGTAAATTTCTTCTACATTCCGACGCTGTTCACAAGGTAACGATAATTCCTCGTGGAAGGGCTTTGGGGCTTACCTGGCATTTGCCAAATGAAGAATTCCACTCTAAATCAAAAGAGTATTTTGAAGACCAGCTCGTTGTTCTTATGGCTGGACGTGCAGCAGAAAGATTAGTTTTCAGAGTGCTTTCGACAGGTGCATCAAATGACCTGATGAGAGCATCTCAGATTGCCCGAAAAATGGTTTGTGAATGGGGTATGAGCGATGTTATTGGTCCGGTTACGTTCAATCATGATAACGAGGAAGTTTTCCTTGGACGTGATTTTTCAAAAACAAGAGACCATAGTGAGGAAACCGCTCAGATTATTGACTCAGAAGTCAGACGAATACTTACTAAAGCTCAGGACAGAGCTGAAGACCTACTTGCAGAGAATATTGATATTTTACACAGAATATCAAAAATTTTACTCGAAAGAGAAATTCTTGATGGCGAGGAACTTGATTTGCTTGTCAAAGGCGACGAATTACCTCCAATAAGCCGTCAGGCTATGCTTGCTATCAAATCTACGAACTTCGATGGTAATGAGAATTCAAGTAATTCTGTTACCAATAGTATTGAATAA
- a CDS encoding RNA polymerase sigma factor, giving the protein MNKQDRFLEIYEPCRERLWKFILSFINNRFDAKDIMSETTLRAYENFDNINDNTAFLSYLFTTARRLIYRRTLFNKRIDGSSKFEPDDIANSDFGAENLQQLNELYAALDKISKKQKEAIVLTAINGLSYSEAAIIMSTNVENIKKLVFRGREKLKNLLDN; this is encoded by the coding sequence TTGAATAAGCAGGATAGATTTTTGGAAATATATGAGCCGTGTCGTGAACGGCTCTGGAAATTCATACTGTCTTTCATCAATAATCGTTTTGATGCTAAAGACATTATGTCTGAAACTACTCTGCGGGCTTATGAAAATTTTGACAATATTAATGATAATACTGCATTTTTGAGTTACCTTTTTACAACTGCCAGACGGCTAATTTACAGACGAACTTTATTTAACAAGCGAATTGACGGCAGCAGTAAATTTGAGCCGGATGATATTGCAAATTCGGATTTCGGTGCAGAAAATCTGCAACAATTGAATGAACTTTATGCTGCCCTTGACAAAATTTCCAAGAAACAGAAGGAAGCTATTGTTCTGACAGCTATAAATGGACTTTCTTATTCTGAAGCGGCTATTATTATGAGTACGAATGTAGAAAACATCAAAAAATTAGTTTTTCGCGGTAGAGAAAAACTTAAAAATTTGCTGGATAATTAA
- a CDS encoding T9SS type A sorting domain-containing protein, whose protein sequence is MKDKLDKYLDLAKEVHLANVPYNTPEAESLLSGSGRGTAQNFVDRFLNFFGRHLFMTITSLIAIILSGIYLLSPFGADEKMTEKKQESTFTQSKAEIHSNNEKSNLIGEDITLPSNEQLTNNNMTSDTTKKVNSSNDKIFSIDEINWELLTFNIENWSFMWTFRVESKSVFSKDGNHNIMERKYQLILEDKYLITVSKQLEDSLRNIVDLQRIKSICFLDVPDYFDKLTELNNELIIQSNNMDLVRMLNMYAHITRKLFNNPTEMMKIKSKGLLLGKEILEKLDIVFSDTTFSIPQDELYLDKQYINKFLKLYGADKFDLNDIPDKNILMKKNVIFEWEKVDISDDKTNILWKYGEAPVYQRISMLDKSSLYDDLNTSPENKKAVLTQSYFKIDGLNSSDKVNRKSPVMFKNWTVFNNHDAILYYGNEKTKKIYDLASKFELLILKLDSLKSLKSKNSDEINTINNELNTIKIYLENLKNSVKYRYLIPVDVQIPYYGFTKEELDTMPNATFVTLWYYPNEEFLSALPDDIRKQLEKEMKLVESVRKGELQPEDACDEIKLEESLLGLCNLTSQAITNLNVFPNPALDYVNIKFDLLDKRFYKIILTDASGQYLKDLSGWTESGKNEIKVIVSTSGLQSGAYVIQVVTEKSEKLMSKFVVKR, encoded by the coding sequence ATGAAAGATAAATTAGACAAATATTTAGATTTAGCAAAAGAGGTACACTTAGCTAATGTACCTTATAATACTCCCGAAGCAGAAAGTCTGCTAAGTGGGTCTGGACGCGGTACCGCCCAAAATTTTGTTGATCGTTTTTTAAACTTTTTTGGGAGACATTTATTTATGACTATCACATCATTAATCGCTATAATTCTATCGGGTATTTATTTGCTATCGCCTTTCGGAGCAGATGAAAAAATGACAGAGAAAAAGCAAGAATCTACATTTACACAATCTAAAGCGGAAATACATTCAAATAACGAGAAATCCAACTTGATTGGGGAAGATATTACTTTACCAAGCAATGAACAGCTTACGAATAACAATATGACATCCGATACAACGAAAAAAGTTAATTCATCCAATGATAAAATATTCAGTATAGATGAAATAAACTGGGAACTATTAACATTCAATATAGAAAACTGGAGTTTCATGTGGACATTCAGAGTTGAAAGTAAATCAGTTTTCAGTAAAGATGGTAATCATAATATTATGGAAAGAAAATATCAACTTATATTAGAGGATAAATATCTTATTACTGTTTCCAAACAATTGGAAGATTCTTTGAGAAATATAGTTGATTTACAAAGAATTAAATCTATATGCTTTCTTGATGTTCCAGATTATTTCGACAAATTGACTGAACTTAACAATGAATTAATTATTCAATCAAACAATATGGATTTGGTAAGAATGTTGAATATGTATGCTCATATCACTCGTAAGTTATTCAACAATCCAACAGAGATGATGAAAATCAAATCAAAAGGGTTGTTATTGGGTAAGGAAATCCTTGAAAAACTTGATATTGTATTTTCTGATACAACTTTCTCAATTCCACAGGACGAATTATATTTGGATAAACAGTATATCAATAAATTCTTAAAATTATATGGAGCTGACAAGTTTGACTTGAATGATATTCCTGATAAGAATATACTCATGAAGAAAAATGTTATTTTTGAATGGGAAAAGGTTGATATATCTGACGATAAAACCAACATCTTATGGAAGTACGGAGAGGCACCTGTATATCAACGAATTAGTATGTTGGATAAATCCAGTTTGTATGATGACTTAAACACATCCCCAGAAAATAAGAAAGCAGTTTTGACACAATCATACTTTAAGATTGATGGACTAAACAGTTCTGATAAAGTAAACCGGAAATCACCAGTAATGTTCAAAAATTGGACTGTATTTAATAATCATGATGCAATTTTATATTACGGAAATGAGAAAACTAAGAAAATTTATGACTTGGCTTCAAAATTTGAGTTATTAATTCTAAAGTTAGATTCATTGAAATCCCTAAAGAGTAAAAATAGTGATGAAATAAATACAATCAACAACGAACTAAATACAATCAAGATTTATTTAGAAAATCTTAAAAACTCTGTCAAATACCGTTACCTCATCCCTGTAGATGTTCAAATTCCATACTACGGATTTACAAAAGAGGAGCTTGATACCATGCCTAATGCAACTTTTGTAACACTATGGTACTATCCGAATGAAGAGTTTTTGTCTGCATTACCCGATGATATTCGAAAGCAACTTGAAAAAGAAATGAAGTTGGTAGAATCTGTTCGCAAAGGCGAATTGCAGCCGGAAGATGCCTGTGATGAAATCAAATTGGAAGAATCGCTTCTCGGGCTGTGCAATCTGACATCACAAGCAATTACAAATCTAAATGTTTTTCCGAATCCAGCTCTGGATTATGTAAATATAAAATTTGATTTACTTGACAAAAGATTTTACAAAATAATACTTACCGATGCAAGCGGTCAATATTTAAAGGATTTAAGCGGTTGGACTGAAAGTGGCAAGAATGAAATTAAGGTCATTGTATCAACTTCCGGTCTTCAGAGTGGAGCTTATGTAATTCAGGTGGTTACTGAAAAAAGCGAAAAACTGATGTCAAAGTTTGTAGTAAAGAGATGA